Below is a genomic region from Eupeodes corollae chromosome 1, idEupCoro1.1, whole genome shotgun sequence.
GTTCAGTTACTAGGTCATAGTTGATAATATATGATTTCTTACTTgatttcaaagcagcatttAACTCAATAGAAAGGTCCTCTTTTATAAGCTAAGCTGCCTTAGAATAGGCCCAAAAATGTTATTAGTTATACCAGGTTCCTATCAAAATATTGCAATGTCAGTTTGAGATGGAAACGAGATTTCTGCAAGGTTTCATACCAATGTTGGAGTTAATCGAGGCGTTTGCTTTGTCCACTTCTCGTTCTCGGATGACCTGTCATCGGCTTAGACTGGGGGAATACGTTTTTCTGGAGTTAAGTTTAACGCACTAATTTTCTGCAACTAATTAGGAAGATCTGCAAGAGATGAAAATAGACCTGGGGAAATGAAACGCttggaatttttaataaatacaaatacctCTAAGTTCTCAtaataccacaattttctttaaaaaaaaacatgcaataaACTGCATCTGGAAAGGTGTCTTCGGCAATAAAAAGTGTTACCCCAAGCgctaaatacaaaatgtatgaaTCGGTTATGCAAACAATCATGTGTTATGCTGGTCAAGTTAGAGGATTACGACAATTTGATGAAGTAGAAAAATTACTtagttactttttaaaaaatagatattcCGACTACCGGAAAATACACCTACAAACATTTTTGCAATCAGAATACATTTTAACcaagtaagaaaaataaaaacttcccaAATCATCgactaacaaacaaaattgctaGGAAATTGTTGCAGCCAACATCTTAGTTTTAGTTTAGAACTTTACTATAACGTTGAACTGGTAATAGTGGATAGAGGATTTAAGAAGAAGCTCTGAGGCAAAGACACTCCGTATAATCGTATATAGTAATATATTATTCATTACAGGACAACAAAAGATCCCTAACTGGCAATGCTTAATGCATTCTACACAATCTTCTAGCAGTAGATCCATAGCTAATAATGGGAATAAAACACATATGTCTTACTTCAAATTATCTAATCTTAAcgttaaacaaattaacagatTCATCAGCTATTTTCTTGTGTAACTGGTTGACTTCCGCTTGCGTTAACGTTCGTTCCATATGCCTATAAACAATTCTAAAGCACAAACTGCTCTTTCCAGTCTTCGGGTGTTTGAATTTATCCACCAAAcgaatctgaaaaaaaaacaaagcaaattatCAAACTAAAGATTACTTTCTACTTTAACTACATACTTGTTCAACAACGTCTCCGGCTACATTCCTCACTAGATCATAAAAGTCATTAGGCAGGAAATCATCTACTCCCATACCCTCCGGCAGCCAAAACGAAATATCATTTGAGCACTGGGGATAAGAAGATACCGGCTTGTACTTTGGCAGCTTTTCCAAATTTGTTTCATCAAATTGGCTTAGAAATCCAGAATCGTTACTCCAGAATAGACGAATATCGGGGATATCGAAGAGTACCATTGCTAAGCGTTCCAATCCCAGCCCAAAGGCATAACCAATTGAGTTATGTACGCCGGCATTCCGAAGGATTTCATTTCTGATGATTCCACATCCCAGAACCTCTAGCCATTGGTTTTTGTAGAATATTTCCAACTCCCATGAAGGCTGTGTAAATGGGAAATACTGATCCACCCAGCGGTACTCGATTTTCTCACCAAAAAGATCCTTCGCTAATCCCAAAAGAATTCGCTTTAGTTCATGCTCAGTAAGTTTTAATGCCTCTAGTGTATGACAAGGCTGCTTGGATTGATCAATACACTTGGAACTCGCTTGCACAGATCCTAAAGTGGAAGAATTCAGTTCAAAGATCTCCAACTctggatatttttcaaatagttgATCTTTGTTCAGCAAGCGAACAGCGTCCAGTTGATGAAACACTGGATAGTGTGTTGAATCTATCTCATCCCGCCGATAGACTTCTCCCACGACAAGAAAGTTGTCCAACCCAGATTTGATTAGATCCACTTGATGGGCTGTCGTATGTGCTCGCAGGagaaattgtttatttacataATAGCAATCCGACTTGGCTCGGCTGGGATGATTCGATGGGATCAATAAGTTGtcgaaattttgttgaattgttACAATCGGGTCTAAATTATCGTACACACTAAACAGAGGATTGCCTCGGGTATTAGTGTAGGATTTGTAAAAGTAATTAACAATTCGTTGTCGAATTATCGACAAGGgatgatttttttgaagatGTTTATTAGCCCCTAAGTAACTTAATATTTTTGGGGTGACATTGGTCCAATTGTCGGTGTTATATGTATTATTTCCAATTGATATTGTTCTTTGCGGTTCTGGATTAGCGGAATATAGTCGAGTTAAGTATTTTATATGAGTTGTCACACGCAAAttcgttatattttttaacatatcgGAATAATAAACTTGTAACTTTTTCgtgtcgtttttattttattacgaataagaataatgaataaaaatactcGATTTTTAAGATGGCAA
It encodes:
- the LOC129941833 gene encoding probable phenylalanine--tRNA ligase, mitochondrial, coding for MLKNITNLRVTTHIKYLTRLYSANPEPQRTISIGNNTYNTDNWTNVTPKILSYLGANKHLQKNHPLSIIRQRIVNYFYKSYTNTRGNPLFSVYDNLDPIVTIQQNFDNLLIPSNHPSRAKSDCYYVNKQFLLRAHTTAHQVDLIKSGLDNFLVVGEVYRRDEIDSTHYPVFHQLDAVRLLNKDQLFEKYPELEIFELNSSTLGSVQASSKCIDQSKQPCHTLEALKLTEHELKRILLGLAKDLFGEKIEYRWVDQYFPFTQPSWELEIFYKNQWLEVLGCGIIRNEILRNAGVHNSIGYAFGLGLERLAMVLFDIPDIRLFWSNDSGFLSQFDETNLEKLPKYKPVSSYPQCSNDISFWLPEGMGVDDFLPNDFYDLVRNVAGDVVEQIRLVDKFKHPKTGKSSLCFRIVYRHMERTLTQAEVNQLHKKIADESVNLFNVKIR